CTTCGTTTGACAGTGTCGCGTATGCGTATCCTTCCACAAATCAGTGACGGGCCCTCGGATGAAATAATTCGATTTTAGGCGGGAATGTAATCTGACACCAGAGTCCTTAGTCACCACAGTCAAATATGATCTATTATATTGGCAAGTCgagctctaacaatggaaatacacgCGGGAGGAGGCGAGGTCAGGTGCAACCGTTCTCTGCTACAGTTCAGAAACCCTAGTTGCCTTGCTGCGTGAAGACACAGATTTACAAGCGAAGCAAATAGCCTAAACATTGataaaacaattacaatacacAGAGAGACCCCGACAATGTTTTATTGTAATACATGATGACTTGTGTTTAATAAAAAGCACTGTATAAATATCTAGTAGATGGCTATTGCTTTACCTATGTGTTATAAAAGCCAATCTAACGCCTAGTTAGGCTATTGTCTAAATGTTCCCCCAAATCCCCCCTTCCTTAATTAGCCTACTATGTCATACAATATAAAGCCAGAATATTAGGCCTAATTTGCAGCAGTAGGCTACATGATCTGTGTCAGTGTGGCtgggtgtgtctttctctgttttcttcctaccTCGACTGCCCCACTGTCATCTGctgcagtggcagcagcagcaggtctGTCATTTCTCACAGACACGGCACTCGGACCAGCAGAACTTTTTGCATATAAATCGATTAATTTCGGACATTTAACAGCGTCGGCATCAATAACCTTTTTTTTATCTCTCTAACTTTTTTTTTGCACCATGTTTCCGTTTTTTATGATCCATGAGTTTCAGTtctgacagtgagagtcagaGCAGATCTCACCTTTTTTTTGATGATGCGCATTTGACTATGAACGTGAATTTGCGACACCTCAGCACAGCCTGGTCAGCCAAACGCTCAATACAGATAATTATGACAACAGAGAAATTGGGCAAAAGTAATTTTAAAAAAAACAGGCCCAtttaaaatatactgaacaataatataaatgcaacatgcaacaatttcaaagatttaactgagttagggttcatttgaggaaatcagtcaattgaaataaataaattaggccgtaatctatgaatttcacgactgggaatacagatatgcatctgttggtcacagataccttaaaataaatgggcctcacaatgggacTCTGGTATCTCGTCAcgatatttctgtgcattcaatttgccattgataaaatgcaattgtgttcgttgtccgtagattATGTCTGCCCAAATCATGACCCCACCGCCATCatggggaactctgttcacaacattgacatcagcaaactgctcgcccacatgacccggttgtgaggccagttggacatactgccaaattctctgaaacaaTGCTGGAGGtggcttacggtagagaaattaacattcaattctctggcaacagctctggtggacattcctgccatAAGCATACCaatttgcacgctccctcaaaacttgagaatgcacattttagagtggccttttattgtccccagcacaaggtgcacctgtgtaataaccaTGCAGTTTAAttggcttcttgatatgccacacctgtcagatgggtggattatcttggtaaaggagaaatggtcactaacagggatgtaaacaaagttgtgcacaacatttgagagaaataagctttttgtgcatatgaaaaaTGTCTTGGAtctgttatttcagctcatgaaatataggacctacactttacatgttgtgtttatattttttgttcagattatatatatatatatattccaccaGTTCACCCCAATAAAAGATGGTCcttctggcatttgccagaattgccagATGGCCAATCCGCCCATGTATGCTTCCCTCTGAAAGctcatcagcacacacacacacacacacacacacacacacacacacacacacacacacacacacacacacacacacacacacacacacacacacacacacactactaaatTGTAGCCATGAGTAAAATGTGTTTATATTATAATAAAAAAGGTAAGTATGTTATTATTCATCATTATCAATATGAATATGAGTGTTCATTATTGAAagtaaagtattattattattttgtttttgctgtttattttgtattattattagacTTCATCTTTAACAGATTAATTAGGATTATTTAGCATTTATGCATTCATTCAATGTTTTATTGTAATACATGATGACTTGTGTTTAATAAAAAGCACTGTATAAATATCTAGTAGATGGCTATTGCCTTACCTATGTGTTATAAAAGCCAATCTAACGCCTAGTTAGGCTAATGTCTAAATGTTCCCCCAAATCCCCCCTTCCTTAATTAGCCTACCATGTCATACAATATAAAGCCAGAATATTAGGCCTAATTTGCAGCAGTAGGCTACATGATCTGTGTCAGTGTGCCtgggtgtgtctttctctgttttcTTCTTACTTCAACTGCACCgtgcagtggcagcagcagcaggtctGTCATttctcacagacacagacacagcactCGGACCAGCAGAACTTTTTGCATATAAATAGGTTTATTTTGGGCGTTTAGCAGCGTCGGCATCAATAACCTTTTTTTTATCGGTAACTTTTTTGGCACCATCTTTCCGTTTTTTTATGATCCATGAGTTTCAGTTCTGACTGAGTGAGAGTCAGAGCAGATCTCACCTTTTTTTGTTGATGATGCGCGTTTGACTATGAACGTGAATTTGCGACACCTCAGCACAGCCAATCACAAAAACGGGCCGGCTCATCTCGGTATGGGGGCCGGCCGTTGCCCACTGGTCAGCCAAACGCTCAATACAGATTATTATGACAACAGAGAAATTGTGCAAAAGTCATAAAAAAACAGGCCCAtttaaaatatactgaacaataatataaatgcaacatgcaacaatttcaaagatttaactGAGTTATGGTTCatttgaggaaatcagtcaattgaaataaataaattaggccgtaatctatggatttcacgactgggaatacagatatgcatctgttggtcacagataccttaaaaaaaatgggcctcacaatgggacTCAGGATCACGTCATGGTATTTCTATGCATTTAAattaccatcgataaaatgcaattgtgttcgttgtccgtagtttatgcctgccaataccataaccccaccgccaccatggggaactctattcacaacattgacatcagcaaactgctagcctacatgacgccatacacgtggtctgcggttgtgaggccggttggacatactggcaAATTCTCTGAaaggatgttggaggcggcttacggtagagaaattaacattcaattctctggcaacagctctggtgaacatacCTTCCATATGCATACcatttgcatgctccctcaaaacttgagactgcatattttagagtggcctttcattgtgtaataatcatgctgtttaattggcttcttgatatgccacacctgtcagatggatggattatcttggcaaaggagaaatggtcactaacggggatgtaaacaaagttatgcccaaaatttgagagaaataagctttttgtgcatatggaaaatgtattgtatctgttatttcagctcatgaaacataggacctacactttacatgttgtgttgatatttttgttcagtgtatatatatatatatatatatatatatatatatatatatatttccaccaGCCCACCCCAATAAAAGATTGTCCTTCGGGCATTGCCAGAATTGCCAGATGGCCAATCCGCCCATGTATGCTTCCCTCTGAAGACTCACCAGAACCTGACATAACTGAGGCTTGTTATCCCGCTGTGCCTCTGCTACATCCTTTTCCCTGGATTGTGTTAACTGCATGATCCAGGGTAAACGTTACATTTCATTTCTAATTTTAACCTGGAAAAGTGTCACTCGAAAACACCGTGACAGGAGGCAGTCAGGCCAGGGTCACAGTTTCTTCAGGGAATGAATCAAGTCTAATGAATGCAGTTGGAGGATGAGCGGCGCACATAATGACAATGGATTAAAAACAGTACATGCATGGGCCTATGTGATGTGGGAACTTGGGAGTTACAATCGAAtttgtaggacacacacacacacacacacacacacacacacacacacacacacacacacacacacacacacacacacacacacacacacacacacacacacacacacacacacacacacacacacacacactgctaaattGTAGCCATGAGTAAAATGTGTTTATATTATAATAAAAAAGTAAAGTATGTTATTATTCATCATTATCAATATGAATACGATTGTTCATTATTAAAagtaaagtattattattattgttgtcgttgtttattttgtattattattagacTTCACCTTTAACAGATTAATTAGGATTATTTAGTATTTATGCATTCATTCAATGTTTTATTGTAATACATGATGACTCCTGTTTAATAAAAAGCACTGTATAAATATCTGGTATATGGCTATTGCCTTACCTATGTGTTATAAAAGCCAATCTAACGCCTAGTTAGGCTAATGTCTAAATGTTCCCCCGAATTGAAAATGACAACACTTACATTCCCATCCCTACAATAATAATAACATCTAGTTTACCCTTTGATATGTTGTCATTGTCATAATAATCAGTCCCCCATTATGTTCGTTACTCTTTGAGAAACATGCGAGTCTGGAATACGGATGAAGTATGGCCTCTGAAGTTATTGTCTTTTCGTTTTAGAGGGGAAAAGATTTCCTCTGTTTATTATGAGCATAGGGGCGGATTTGCGTCACCATGCAACTTGCAGGTCAAGATAAAGTTGCACAAATATTGAAAAAGGAAGTTGCAACAGTCATTATAAAGTTTCCCTCCTCTGCTCCGGATGAAATAAAGATTTCACTTGAATCCTAAAATACTAAAACAGGTTGTATTTCGGGACAAATCTAGCACGAATCACAGCCCATCAAAAACAGGATGACCTGAATTCTAATAGAAACTCTCTAGTTTCCTGCACTCTAGCTGCCTATATCGTGTAGATCACGTTACTTTTCTTAAATTGGCTTGTAACCCAGATGTATTTAAGATGTTCGATTGATGATATTGCCTGAAATTTAGTAAGGCCTATGACGCAAAAAAAATGAGCTATTTTTCAAATAAGTAAGGTCTTATTTATTGACCGTGTTAACTTTTTGGAGCCTACATCGTTTGAAAGTCAGTTGTTTTTCCATTTCAACGATAAAAACTCAACCGAACCACCACAATGTTTAGCAGAAAATAATATGAACATATGATTCCATTTGCAGGCCTAAAGCCTAGAGATCAGATTTTTATctacgttttttttttacttgttcaGAAACAAAGCCGAATGTCTAAAAGCTAAGTGCAAGAATACACATTATTGTTACATTACTATTACATTACATGACATTAGtataacatatatttttacaTGTTCATATTGCACTtgcatttattgttgttgttgctgctgccatCCATGAAGACGATGAAGGTGGTGACGAAGATGATGATGGTGTCGGTGGCTGCAGTTGAAAATGTTTATGTAGATATTCAAGAGGTCATCGAGCATGTCGCTGTCATTAGCAACACTTAACTATGCGTATCTCCATCACAAGGGCGTGTTTCGGTGTTCGAGACCAAACTTCTATTGGCTAAAAAGCAACCAATCAGTGTCAGAGGAGAAACTTCACTGTGGAAGTACTTAGACCAAAGACTTACATTTCAGAGTTGTTTGATACAGATTTCTGGCACTTACATAAAGACGGCAGCTTTCTCTTACTACACTTAACTAAGAGTTGTATCCCGAATTTATTGTTGTATTGTCATTTCTGATAAACCGAGGGGCAGCATTACGAGTTAAGGATGTATACGGCCGGACTCAACCCGTTTTATGCATCGAATTTTAGTCTTTGGTCTGCTTATTGCGCGGGTGGTTTCGCTATGGATACAATGAAGAAGCCCTCCTTTTGCATTGCTGACATTTTGCAGGTCGGTGATGCTGAGAACATCCCGGGATCCTCGGCCCTCATGACTCATATGGGACACCGTTCTCAGGTTCACGCATCTGGATCGCCATTGCGTCCTTCACCGGTGGGGCCAGAGCAGTCGATCTACGGTGGGAGAGTGAACCCCGGGTCTCCGTATCACAGACACGGAATACACTTAACTTCGGTATCTAGAACGAGTCTCAGCTCCCAACAAGCTCCCCCACCTTCAAGCAAGGACCTCAAGTTCGGAATCGATCGGATATTGTCAACAGACTTCGACCCCAAAACAAAAGACATATCGTCTTTAAGAGGTATGCTTGAAGTTCACTTTTCACTGAATTCTCTAAAAGACCTAATGTATAGCCTACATCAAGGTTCTCATTGCCAAAGAAAGCATTTAAGAATGCCATTATGTTGTAAAGGCACATTTTTATAAGATGGCTAAATTGACTTAAATATACGTTTACAAAGTACTGTTGCATTGTtggactgttggagctaggaacacacgcatttcgctacacccgcaataacatctgctaaatatgtgtatgtgaccaatacaattgatttgatttgatttgaagtactGACCTTGAAGGCAGCAACACCACTGAGGCAACACGTACTTTTGATCCTTTACGCACTCATAGAAAAACCTCTATATGACTATCCAAGGTTCCACAGTTGCCAAACTATAAAATTAGGAACTATCTAGCTTCAGACAACATTCAGACTCGCACACAAAGTTAATTTTTAGCTGAAAAGTTTCAACGTTGAATACTCGTGTATACGTTGCGGTAATTTCTTACTCATCTCTCGCCCTGTGACAGATCTCACGTCCATTGTTAGCTCGAACCGTCAGTCAGGGATCCAGCCAGCGAGCCAGTACTTCGCATCCATAGACCCGGGGATGAGCGACGCGTCCTCCATGATGAGCTCACTAAACAGCGCCAGGCAATCAGGGCAGCATCAGTTTCAAGACACCTTTCCAGGTAGTGTAGCCGTCCGCATATTTCAAATGGCCTTTTTACGCACACAGCGCTTTTAAGGATTCGAACAATATTTTTACATAGCCTTTCATATTCAGACTTTGCTTTTAAAAACCACAGGCATACGTTATGTTGTTCTTGTATTTCTGCAGAGTATAATTGACCAAAGATCGTTACACTTTGAATTTTGAACGAATAAATAACATTGCTCAACCTTTATGtccctttatttatacaggtccATATGCTGTCCTTACTAAAGACACGATGCCACAGACGTACAAAAGGAAGAGGTCCTGGTCGCGGGCGGTCTTCTCCAACTTGCAAAGAAAAGGGCTTGAGAAACGATTCGAAATACAGAAATACGTCACCAAACCCGACAGAAAACAACTGGCTGCAATGCTTGGCCTAACAGACGCACAGGTAAGATACGTGCACGTTACTGTAGCCTATAAGCCTCAATTAGGCTATCCTATGGACAAGCAGGCCTTTTCAATTAACCATGTTTAAGCATAGACCATGCAAATCTGGAGGTATTTTTTTGAATCCTTGATTCTTGAGATGGAAAGACATAATAGTGTAAAACAATCAAACTTGGCCTTGTGCTGTTACACAGGAAGCCTCCACTCAGAGGAGGACACACCCCGTAATATAGCCCAGTAGGCAACTACACAATTGCTCAATGGAGAACTTCTAAGGAAATGAAAGTCGATTACAACGAATTATTGCAAACGGATGAAGGTTATAGTTTTACCTAACCACTTTGGGGTTAAGCAATACAAATGTAATGTATATAtatgatgttttattagtatTTGTGTTGTTCTTGTAGGCTAGGACCACCTTTACGCCATGTATGCCCATCTTTACgcaaaatcgttttttttttttattctacatTAACTTCATTGTAGCCTACCTAGGCTACTGTACAGTTGTTTAATTATACATTTAGACTATGATTTCCTTATCAAGAAGGTATTGTTGTGTTGCGTAGAGGCTGGCCTTAATGCTCTCCACTATGTCGCTCTATGGGTCATATTTCTATGAAGCATATTTCATTGTCAACCTTTTGGCGATGTCATTGTCAACCTGTTGGCGAGTTACAGGCCTCAGGCTCAGGCCGACGACGTCTAAACGAGCTCGTGCACTTTCTCCGCAGGTCAAAGTGTGGTTCCAAAACAGGCGCATGAAGTGGAGGCATTCGAAAGAAGCCCAGGCACAGAAAGATAAGGAGAAGGAGACGCCGGACAAGTCACTGACAGAGGCCGAGTCCAAGGAGCCGGAAGAGTCCGAGTGTGAGAGCGAAGCAAGCGAGTCCGATTTCGAGGATGGACAGGAGGACAAGAGTGACATGGACATTTCTGAGCACAACAAGACTAGTGTGATCATGACCGGGGCCATCCCTGTGAGTACCGAGGAGGCGAACTCAGTCAGTGCCCTTACAGAAGCTGTGCCATCATCGCAAATGTTAATATGAGTGCACAGTCAAACGTTCTTTTTTTATGTCAAATGTATAATTtaatataaatattattttgaaaaatGGATATACAGAGCGGAGTTGTCGTAAAGTGGAGGGCCAGTAGGATACTCTACCGCGTGTATGGGACATTATGACTCCCTCCATCTTTCAGCTCTGTCAGTCAGTATTAGGCGATGTGCATGACTTTTTCCTCAACTGAAGGAAATATTCTGTTGTGAATTTTAATCTGAACCACTTATTCCGTGTCCTGAAATCCAAAAACATGACACAATGTTACATGTAATTTACTGTGGAAGCGTTGATAAATATTGTTGTATTATATGTTTGTCAATAATTATTTGCACTGAAAATATTGTAAATAAAAAGTTTCTTACTTTTGATTttcgattaaaaaaaaataattttatgTATATAGAATATTATTAGTTTGGGGACATTATTAACTTCTC
The window above is part of the Salmo salar chromosome ssa15, Ssal_v3.1, whole genome shotgun sequence genome. Proteins encoded here:
- the hlx gene encoding H2.0-like homeobox protein isoform X2, whose amino-acid sequence is MYTAGLNPFYASNFSLWSAYCAGGFAMDTMKKPSFCIADILQVGDAENIPGSSALMTHMGHRSQVHASGSPLRPSPVGPEQSIYGGRVNPGSPYHRHGIHLTSVSRTSLSSQQAPPPSSKDLKFGIDRILSTDFDPKTKDISSLRGPYAVLTKDTMPQTYKRKRSWSRAVFSNLQRKGLEKRFEIQKYVTKPDRKQLAAMLGLTDAQVKVWFQNRRMKWRHSKEAQAQKDKEKETPDKSLTEAESKEPEESECESEASESDFEDGQEDKSDMDISEHNKTSVIMTGAIPVSTEEANSVSALTEAVPSSQMLI
- the hlx gene encoding H2.0-like homeobox protein (The RefSeq protein has 1 substitution compared to this genomic sequence); this encodes MYTAGLNPFYASNFSLWSAYCAGGFAMDTMKKPSFCIADILQVGDAENIPGSSALMTHMGHRSQVHASGSPLRPSPVGPEQSIYGGRVNPGSPYHRHGIHLTSVSRTSLSSQQAPPPSSKDLKFGIDRILSTDFDPKTKDISSLRGPFIYTGPYAVLTKDTMPQTYKRKRSWSRAVFSNLQRKGLEKRFEIQKYVTKPDRKQLAAMLGLTDAQVKVWFQNRRMKWRHSKEAQAQKDKEKETPDKSLTGAESKEPEESECESEASESDFEDGQEDKSDMDISEHNKTSVIMTGAIPVSTEEANSVSALTEAVPSSQMLI
- the hlx gene encoding H2.0-like homeobox protein isoform X1, with the translated sequence MYTAGLNPFYASNFSLWSAYCAGGFAMDTMKKPSFCIADILQVGDAENIPGSSALMTHMGHRSQVHASGSPLRPSPVGPEQSIYGGRVNPGSPYHRHGIHLTSVSRTSLSSQQAPPPSSKDLKFGIDRILSTDFDPKTKDISSLRDLTSIVSSNRQSGIQPASQYFASIDPGMSDASSMMSSLNSARQSGQHQFQDTFPGPYAVLTKDTMPQTYKRKRSWSRAVFSNLQRKGLEKRFEIQKYVTKPDRKQLAAMLGLTDAQVKVWFQNRRMKWRHSKEAQAQKDKEKETPDKSLTEAESKEPEESECESEASESDFEDGQEDKSDMDISEHNKTSVIMTGAIPVSTEEANSVSALTEAVPSSQMLI